Proteins found in one Massilia sp. H6 genomic segment:
- a CDS encoding IgA Peptidase M64 has translation MRRFVSHVIAATLALAACAAVAAPLATVRVDYAHSGNALQDGYALERVVIEPLPWPGSSARTIDATNRGQNRVEVVDAKTGDLLYSRGFSTIFGEWRSTEEASKISRSFQESVRFPKFERPVRVRILERDERNEFSVAWSIEIDTDAPDVVKRQPAAPAPLIPIHVSGPSPDKVDLLIMGDGYTAADMPKFEREARRLTRHLFSVSPFRERASSFNVWALAVPTSESGISRPSTGVHRASQLGTRYDIFGSERYVLTLDNRALRDIAQHAPYEFIEILVNNETYGGGGIFGQFSTAAAGNEWASYLFVHEFGHHFAGLADEYYTSPVAYAAASARMEPWEPNVTALRDPASVKWQRHVKAGTPLPTPWPKAQYETASRTYQARRAALRAANRPESEMNALFREDLRATQALFAGKPHRHAVGAFEGANYEASGYYRPTMQCLMFDRSDAFCPVCQDGITDIIDLYAGPARQ, from the coding sequence ATGCGCCGTTTCGTTTCCCATGTCATTGCCGCTACGCTCGCGCTGGCTGCCTGCGCGGCTGTAGCCGCCCCGTTAGCGACCGTTCGCGTCGACTACGCTCATAGCGGCAATGCGCTGCAAGATGGCTATGCGCTCGAACGCGTCGTCATCGAACCGCTGCCCTGGCCCGGCAGTAGCGCGCGCACCATCGACGCGACCAACCGCGGCCAGAATCGTGTCGAGGTCGTCGATGCCAAGACCGGCGACCTGCTGTACTCGCGCGGTTTCTCGACCATTTTCGGTGAGTGGCGCAGCACCGAAGAGGCAAGCAAGATCAGCCGCAGCTTCCAGGAGTCGGTACGCTTCCCGAAATTCGAGCGTCCGGTGCGGGTGCGCATCCTCGAGCGCGACGAGCGCAACGAGTTCTCGGTTGCCTGGAGCATCGAGATCGATACCGACGCCCCGGATGTCGTCAAGCGGCAGCCGGCAGCGCCGGCGCCCTTGATCCCGATCCACGTGAGCGGACCGTCGCCCGACAAGGTCGACCTGTTGATCATGGGCGATGGCTATACCGCGGCCGACATGCCCAAGTTCGAGCGCGAGGCGCGCCGCCTGACCAGGCACCTGTTCTCGGTCTCGCCCTTTCGCGAGCGCGCCAGCAGTTTCAATGTCTGGGCACTGGCCGTGCCTACCAGCGAGTCGGGCATCAGCCGCCCGTCCACCGGCGTGCATCGGGCATCCCAACTTGGTACGCGCTACGACATCTTTGGCAGCGAGCGCTATGTGCTCACCCTGGATAACCGCGCCTTGCGCGACATTGCCCAGCATGCGCCTTACGAATTTATCGAGATCCTGGTCAACAACGAGACCTATGGCGGCGGCGGCATCTTTGGCCAGTTCAGCACCGCGGCGGCCGGCAACGAATGGGCAAGCTATCTGTTCGTGCACGAATTCGGCCACCACTTCGCCGGCCTGGCCGACGAGTACTACACTTCGCCGGTCGCGTACGCGGCAGCAAGCGCGCGCATGGAGCCATGGGAGCCGAACGTGACGGCGCTGCGCGACCCGGCCAGCGTCAAGTGGCAGCGCCACGTGAAAGCCGGCACCCCGCTACCGACGCCCTGGCCGAAAGCGCAATACGAAACGGCCTCGCGCACCTATCAGGCCAGGCGCGCCGCACTGCGCGCGGCCAATCGACCCGAGTCCGAGATGAACGCGCTGTTTCGCGAAGACCTGCGCGCGACCCAGGCGCTGTTCGCCGGCAAGCCGCACCGCCACGCGGTGGGCGCTTTCGAAGGCGCCAACTACGAAGCGTCCGGCTACTACCGCCCGACCATGCAATGCCTGATGTTCGACCGCAGCGACGCTTTCTGCCCGGTGTGCCAGGACGGCATCACCGACATCATCGACCTGTATGCGGGGCCAGCTCGACAGTAA